One segment of Longimicrobiaceae bacterium DNA contains the following:
- a CDS encoding efflux RND transporter periplasmic adaptor subunit: protein MTRRGVILIGGTAVCFGVAIFAVSASPREPAREGAAQPVAVPAQRTDLEVLAEAPGAVEPIRTVEVKSRASGEVLRVHVETGDRVEQGQLLAEIDPRDVQNALDQAIADLESAEVQARTTEANRARMEALYRKKVITEQEYETALQAAATASAAVVRARTNLQLAREQRNDVIIRAPIAGTILTDSIEPGQIISSATNNISGGTLLFTMADLSEMQVRTLVDESDIGQIRPGQGAEVTVEAYPGRVFRGEVYKIEPQAVVQQNVTTFPVLVHLPNPQGLLKPGMNAEVSVEISVRRNALVVPNGAVVLPRDAAAAAAALGLDPSVMQGLAPPAEVIAALAPAASDSGSGNGDVHIAAEGVRPAVVFVQGAQGPEPRRVAVGASDWEYTEVVAGLGEGETVLDVTGPQLMQAQQQESERRRPTGGVLGGGRIPGGGG from the coding sequence ATGACCAGGAGGGGTGTGATTCTGATCGGCGGAACGGCCGTTTGCTTCGGGGTGGCGATCTTCGCCGTGTCGGCCAGCCCCCGCGAGCCGGCCCGGGAAGGCGCGGCCCAGCCGGTGGCAGTTCCCGCTCAGCGCACGGACCTGGAGGTGCTCGCCGAGGCGCCGGGCGCCGTCGAGCCGATCCGCACGGTAGAGGTGAAATCCCGGGCGTCTGGCGAGGTGCTCCGCGTTCACGTCGAGACCGGAGACCGGGTGGAGCAGGGGCAGCTCCTGGCCGAGATCGATCCGCGCGACGTCCAGAACGCGCTCGACCAGGCGATCGCCGACCTCGAGTCGGCCGAGGTCCAGGCGCGCACCACCGAAGCCAACCGGGCACGCATGGAGGCGCTGTACCGGAAGAAGGTGATCACCGAGCAGGAGTACGAGACAGCCCTGCAGGCCGCCGCCACCGCGAGTGCCGCCGTGGTGCGGGCGCGGACTAACCTGCAGCTCGCTCGAGAGCAGCGAAACGACGTGATCATCCGCGCGCCCATCGCCGGAACCATCCTCACCGACAGCATCGAACCGGGCCAGATCATCTCCTCCGCCACCAACAACATTTCGGGAGGCACCCTGCTCTTCACCATGGCCGACCTCTCGGAGATGCAGGTGCGCACGCTGGTGGACGAATCGGACATCGGGCAGATCCGCCCGGGCCAGGGTGCGGAGGTCACGGTGGAGGCCTACCCGGGGAGAGTCTTCCGGGGGGAAGTCTACAAGATCGAGCCGCAGGCGGTGGTGCAGCAGAACGTGACCACCTTCCCGGTGCTGGTGCACCTGCCCAATCCGCAGGGGCTGCTGAAGCCGGGGATGAACGCGGAGGTCTCGGTCGAGATCAGCGTGCGCCGCAATGCCCTCGTGGTGCCCAACGGGGCGGTGGTTCTGCCGCGCGACGCGGCCGCCGCGGCCGCCGCACTGGGACTGGATCCGAGCGTCATGCAGGGGCTTGCGCCGCCCGCAGAGGTGATCGCGGCGCTGGCACCCGCGGCGTCCGACTCGGGCAGCGGCAATGGGGATGTCCACATCGCGGCCGAGGGGGTGCGGCCGGCCGTGGTCTTCGTGCAGGGGGCTCAGGGACCCGAGCCGCGACGGGTGGCGGTGGGCGCGAGCGATTGGGAGTACACCGAGGTCGTCGCGGGACTGGGGGAGGGAGAGACGGTGCTCGACGTCACCGGTCCGCAGCTCATGCAGGCGCAGCAGCAGGAGTCGGAGCGTCGCCGCCCGACCGGCGGCGTGCTGGGAGGCGGGCGCATCCCGGGCGGCGGAGGCTGA